One window of the Salvelinus fontinalis isolate EN_2023a chromosome 2, ASM2944872v1, whole genome shotgun sequence genome contains the following:
- the LOC129825718 gene encoding SEC14-like protein 1 — protein MVQQYQSPVRVYKHPFELIMAAYVRRFPNCPLIPIFVDSEVVKEEHSDDGATVFIERRCKVEADAPRLFKRMAGVDYLYFIHKNTLDRRERALHIEVVNETFSNRVIVHEICNYTVHPENEEWTCFEQTASLDIKSFFGFENAAEKLAMKQYANSIKKGKEIIEYYLKELEDEGVTHVPRWSPPQAPPPTARFQLPLTSAPANAIPVPTAKETPTASPTDLPAGSPDDKLDADYIRRYLGDLTPLQESCLIRLRQWLQETHKGKIPKDQHVLRFLRARDFNLEKAREILCQSLTWRKQHQVDFLLDSWERPQLLHDYYTGGWHHHDRDGRPLYILRLGQMDTKGLVRALGEESLLRQVLSINEEGLRRCEENTRVFGRPISCWTCLVDLEGLNMRHLWRPGVKALLRIIEVVEANYPETLGCLLILRAPRVFPVLWTLVSPFIDENTRKKFLVYAANDYQGPGGLVDYIDREVIPDFLGGDCLCEIPEGGMVPKSLYRTAEALESEELRLWTDTIYKTASVFKGAPHELLIEISEPSSVITWDFDVCKGDIIFNIYHSRRAPQPPKRDVQGAHGSIVSPATNNMQLIDRSWILGQDYSMVETALTCKEGESVQGSHVTRWPGFYILQWRFHCSPACSTSSLPRVDDVLASLQVSSHKCKVMFYTEVLGSEDFRGSMTSLESSHSGFSQLSAATTTSSQSQSSSTVSR, from the exons ATGGTGCAACAATACCAGTCACCTGTAAGGGTCTACAAACACCCCTTTGAGCTGATAATGGCG GCCTATGTGCGGAGGTTTCCAAACTGCCCCCTGATCCCCATCTTTGTGGACAGTGAGGTGGTGAAGGAGGAGCACAGTGATGACGGAGCCACTGTGTTCATTGAGAGGCGCTGTAAGGTGGAGGCAGACGCCCCCCGGCTGTTCAAAAGG ATGGCTGGTGTGGACTACCTGTACTTCATCCATAAGAACACTCTGGACCGCAGGGAGAGGGCGCTGCACATCGAGGTCGTCAACGAGACCTTCTCCAACAGAGTCATCGTCCATGAGATCTGCAACTACACG GTTCACCCAGAGAATGAGGAGTGGACGTGTTTCGAGCAGACAGCCAGTCTGGACATCAAGTCCTTCTTTGGCTTTGAGAACGCGGCCGAGAAGCTAGCCATGAAGCAATATGCCAACAGTATTAAAAAG GGCAAAGAGATCATAGAGTATTACCTGAAGGAGTTGGAGGACGAGGGGGTGACCCATGTCCCCCGCTGGAGCCCCCCTCAGGCCCCCCCACCCACTGCCAGGTTCCAACTGCCACTCACCAGTGCCCCTGCCAATGCCATCCCTGTGCCCACTGCCAAAGAGACCCCCACTGCCAGCCCCACAGATCTACCGGCTGGCTCCCCAGATG ACAAGTTGGATGCAGACTACATCAGGCGTTACCTAGGAGACCTGACGCCGCTGCAGGAGAGCTGTCTTATTAGACTACGCCAGTGGCTGCAGGAGACCCACAAGGGCAAG aTCCCCAAGGACCAGCACGTGCTGCGTTTCCTGCGGGCCCGGGACTTTAACCTGGAGAAGGCCCGGGAAATCCTGTGTCAGTCGCTCACCTGGAGGAAGCAGCACCAGGTGGACTTCCTGCTGGACTCCTGGGAGAGACCTCAGCTGCTACACGACTACTACACCGGGGGCTGGCACCACCACGACAGAG ATGGACGCCCTCTGTATATTCTGCGACTCGGTCAAATGGATACCAAGGGTTTAGTACGCGCCTTGGGCGAGGAGTCCCTTCTGAGACAA GTCCTGTCCATCAACGAGGAAGGTCTGAGGCGTTGTGAAGAGAACACCAGAGTCTTTGGCCGACCCATCAG CTGCTGGACGTGCCTGGTGGACCTGGAGGGGTTAAACATGCGTCACCTGTGGCGTCCGGGGGTTAAAGCCCTGCTGAGGATCATAGAGGTGGTGGAGGCTAACTACCCAGAGACCCTGGGATGTCTGCTCATACTGAGGGCTCCACGGGTCTTCCCTGTGCTCTGGACCCTG GTCAGTCCATTCATTGATGAGAACACCAGGAAGAAGTTCCTGGTGTATGCTGCGAATGACTACCAGGGGCCTGGAGGTCTGGTAGACTACATCGATAGAGAGGTCATCCCTGACTTCCTGGGAGGAGACTGCCTG TGTGAGATCCCTGAAGGAGGTATGGTCCCCAAATCTCTGTACAGGACAGCAGAGGCGCTGGAAAGTGAGGAGCTGCGGCTGTGGACAGACACCATCTACAAGACTGCCAGTGTCTTCAAGGGGGCCCCACATGAG CTGCTGATCGAAATCTCCGAGCCCTCTTCTGTGATCACCTGGGACTTTGACGTGTGTAAAGGGGACATCATCTTCAACATCTACCACTCCAGGAGGGCGCCCCAGCCCCCCAAGAGGGACGTCCAGGGGGCCCACGGCAGCATCGTGTCGCCAGCCACCAACAACATGCAGCTGATTGACAGATCCTGGATTCTGGGGCAAGACTACAGTATGGTGGAGACAGCACTCACCTgcaaggagggagagagtgttcAG ggcTCCCATGTGACGCGGTGGCCCGGGTTCTACATCCTCCAATGGCGGTTCCACTGCTCCCCGGCCTGCTCTACCTCCAGTCTGCCCCGGGTGGATGACGTGCTGGCCTCCCTGCAGGTCTCCTCCCACAAGTGTAAGGTCATGTTCTACACTGAGGTGCTGGGCTCAGAAGACTTCAG gggCTCTATGACCAGTCTGGAGTCCAGTCACAGTGGCTTCTCCCAGCTGAGTgccgccaccaccacctctaGCCAATCACAGTCCAGCTCCACCGTATCAAGGTAG